GATAATGTCCTGGCAGATGCCGAGCGTGCCGCTCGCCTAGGGCGGCCAAGTTGGAGATCCCAATCGTTGAAGATCCGAAAGGCGGTACCTACCGATGCGGTCGAGATTTGCGCGCTGCATAAGGCATCGATACGTGAGGTGTGCAGTCAGGCGTATCCGGAGGCGCAGATTCGGATTTGGGTCGAACCTCTGGAGCCGGATTCGTACTTGTCGGCGATGGAGCGGTTCGAGTTCTACGTCGCGGAACAGGACGGCATCCTTGGATTCAGCATGCTGAACGTCGAGGGTGCCGAGTTGAATGCGATCTACGTCCATCCGGATGCCATCGGCCGGGGTGTCGGGAGAAAGCTCCTCGATTTTTCCGAGCGATTGGCGAAGCGGATGTCTGTTCGGTCACTGAAGCTCAAGGCGACGCTAAATGCAGTGGGCTTTTACGAAGCGTGCGGATTCAAGCGCGGTGACATGAGTACGCACCGGACCCGCCGGGGTCTGGAGCTGCCGTGCGTGGAGATGACGAAAGACCTCTAACAGAAGACCCTTGCCAAGGACGAGGGACTGCGCCGGCACCGAGCTGGTGGGCCCTAGATGCTCTCCTGAGTCCGTCTGCACCTTCGTGGAAAGAAGCCCCTCGTCGCTACCGGGCCTTCGTGTATCAAGGCGACGTCCGGAGCGGTGCCTATGGCGAGGACCCCGGAAAGGCCTTGTGTGGAGATGACCCGGGAGCGCCGCGGAGGCGCCCGCTAGAAGGTGGGACCGGGTTAGGCGTGATAGGGGCCGAAGGCGGTCGGGTCGGCGATCCTGACCCGATATTGGGGGTGTCCGGCGAACTGGCGGGGGAGCGCCGTCTGGGCGTGCGCCTGTCCGCCCGCTGCAGTCGCTGGCTGGGGCCGACCGGTGGCGATGTCGTTTGCCGCCGGCTGTCTCGCATAGTGCCAATCGGGGGCCGGGGCGTGTGGCGCATCGTCCTGGTCCGCTTCCGAATCGGCCTCCAGCAATTGGCTCGGCGTGCGGTCGACGTAGTGCAGCACCGCCACGAGGGCCACGGCGCCGGCGAGCAGGTACCAGGGCCCGAACAGCCAGAAGACCAGGGGTACCGACAGGTAATAGGACCGCATGCCGTAGCTGTAGAAACGGCCGCTGCGGTTGAGGACGTGGGCGACCAGGGCCGGGGTCGGCGAGTGCGCTCCGGCGCCGGACGCGTTGATCAGGTAGCCGACGTGGTTGTAGAGCCGCACCGCCTGAGTGAAGCAGAAGAAGGCGCAGAAGAAGACCACGAGGAACGGCAGCAGCTTGAGCGTGGCCAGGTCGCCGGCCAGGGCGTGCTGCTCCAGGGCCTTCATCAGTGGCGTCAAGTGCTCGCCATGGGGGATGAGGTTGATCACGCCCATGATCAGCAGGATCGCGGTCGAGGCGAGGAAGGTCCCCGCCATCGTCGAGTTGCGCAGGGTCTGCACGGCGAGGATGTCCTTGCCCTTGCCGGACATGATGTTGTGCACCCAGATCTCTCGCGCGCGCGCATTGACCGCCTGGATGGTGTAGGACGGGTCGCGGCGCAGCCGCGCGCGCAGGTAGAGGTGATAGCTCAAGATCAGCGCGGCGCTGGCGGCGAAGACCAGGAGATTGAGTTCGAGGTCGTTCAAGGTTTCGTCGCTCCGTTGGAAATTGGGGTTCGAAGACTGCGGGTCGGGGTGGCGTCGCCGTGTTCAGAGGTTCTGAGCGATCGTTCGATTCGCGGCCAGCGACTCGCGCGCCAGTTCACTGCCCGAGGCCGCCGCTCGGCGTAGCCACGCCGTCGCCTGGGCGGTGTCCTGCGGGAAGCCCGCGGCGCCCTCGCGGTAGCGAAGCCCGACCTGATACTGCGCGGCGGCATCGCCGGCCTCGGCCCGCGCGAGCAGCGCGGGGCGTGTCTGTTCGTCGAGGGCCTTGCCGCTAAGCACCGACATGACGGTTTCCAGCGTGTCGGGTCGGTCCTCGCCAAGGTGGTGTTTCGCATCCGCATTGCCGCGTTCTGCGGCGACTTGCCACCAGTGCCGTGCCAGGTCGGGGTCCGCTGCCGTGCCGATGCCGCGGGCATAGGCGTCGGCCAATTGATCGGCGGCATAGGCGTTGCCGCCCTGCGCGGCACGCTGTAGCCAGTAGAAGGCCGTCTTTGCGTCGGCAGTCAGGCCATCGCGGCCGTCGCGGTAGGCCAGGCCGATCTGGAGCTCAGCGCCGACGTTGCCGGACCCGGCGAGCTGGGCCAGCCAGTTGGCCTCCCCCAGGGGCGTGACGGGGCGGCCTAGGAATCCGGCAATCGCCAGCGCCCCCGCTGCGAGGACGATCGGGGTCCAGCGCAGCCAGTTGGCTCCGCCGGCAGCGGTATCGGTCTGGAAGGGCGTCAGGGGTTCCGTATACTGGGTCGTGTGCATAAAGGGTCTCCGGCTCTCGGTACTCGATGGGGCACGGTTTCAAAGGCCATGTATCCGCACAAGCAAGCCTCGGGCCAGTCAGGGGAAACGATTTTTAATATTTATATATCAATGTCTTGCGGCTTTTTTCTCTGCCAGTGCGGCCGGCTATCGAGGCTCGCGACCCACGTGTTTCGTAGAACCCAACGGTTTGCGTAGATGCCGCATGCCCTGAGATCGAAGCGTCTGCAGCGCAAGGTGCTACTGGTCATCGTCGTCATCGTGCTGCTGCCGATGCTCGGCACCGGCACCTTGTCGGCGGCCTGGATCGCCGGGCGCTTCGAAGACTTCATCGAGCGCTGGATCCGCGAGGCGGCCCAGCTGGAACGCGATACCCTGGCCGACCTGCACAACAACGCGCGGTTGTTCGCCGACGTCCTCGCCGAGGTCACGCGCGGCCGCCCGGACCTGGAGGCCGGCCGATCGCCGGTGCCGCCGGAGCTCGCGCCGTTGGCCGAGGAGCTGGGTATCTCGCTGGTGCAGGTCTACGACCCGGCGGACAGGCTGATCTATTCGACGGACGATGTCCGGCTGACCACCGCCTGGGCGCACGGGCAGGACACGGCGGTGGTGCGTGTCGAGCAAGACGGCAAGAATCGGCTCGCCGCCGTCACCATCCTGCGTTTTCCGCCCGCGGCCGAGGCGCATTACCGCCTGGTCCTCGGCACCCTGTTCGACAAGTCGCTGCTCGAGCGGCTGGGGCGGGTCAGTGGCCTGAAGACACGACTGTTCTATCCCCGCGACGGCGACTTCGCGAAGGCCTTCGCCGACGAGGACCGCCCGCTCAAGTTGCGCCTGCCGCCATCGGGCTATGCCGAGCTTCAGGCCAAGCGCGACTACTTTAGCGCCGAGGCCGAGGGCGGGGCCTATTTCGGGCTCTACAGCCCGGTGGTCGATGCGAGCGGGCGGGTGGAGGCGGTGCTGTTTAGCGGTCTGAACCGACGCACCGGCGCCGGCTGGCTCACCGACCAGGGCGTGCTGACCCTGGCCATCGTGTTGCTCGGTAGCCTGTTCGCCGGCGTGACCGGTGTCCTGCTCGGACGGTTCGTGATCCGGCCCGTCGAGTCGCTGCACCAGGTGGTGCAACGGGTCGCCGCCCAGGACTTCCGTGCCACCATTCCCGTGCGCTCCGACGATGAACTCGGTGAGCTGGCACGCGCCTTCAACGCCATGGCCACGAGCCTGCGCCAGGCGCGCGACGAGCAACAACGCGAGTTCCGGCGCGACAAGCTGACGGCGCTCGGCGAGCTGTCGCTGGCCATGGCCCATGAGATCCGCAACCCCATTGGTGTCATCACGACCGCCTTGCGGTTGCTCGAGACGACCAAGGACACGGCGCGGGCGGAACAGCTGCGCGACATGATCCGCGAGGAGAGCCGGCGTATCGATCAACTGCTGAAGGACTTCCAGCAGCTCGCCCGGCATCGTGCCCCGGAACTCGCGGACATCGACCCGGCCGAGCCGCTGGAGAAGGCCCTGCAAATGTTGCTCGCCGGCCGCGACGACATTCGTGTCGATCGTCACTACGCGCACGGTGAGCGGCGTGTCCCCGGCGACCCGGAGCTGTTGCGCCAGCTGTGGATGAACCTGATCCGCAACGCGCTGGAGGCGATGGGGCAGGGCGGCGGTCGGCTCACGGTGAGCTCCGGCCTCGATGGCGACTGCCTGATCCTTTACCTGCAAGATAGCGGGCCGGGCATCGCCTTGGAGCAGATGCCGCGGCTGTTCGAACCCTTTTTCACCAGCAAGACCCAAGGCAGCGGTCTGGGCCTGACCATCGCGAGCACGCTGGCAGAGGCCAATGGCGCGAGCCTCGAGCTGGTCCCGCCGGAGCCCGGCGAGCGCCGTCGCGGTGCCCGCTTCGCGCTGCGCATCGCCTGTCCAGCGGCGCAATCCTCGGAGGAATAGCCATGTCGGCGCGCACCGTGCTGATCGTCGATGACGAGCGCAACATGCTGCTGGTCATGCAAATGGCCCTGGAGGAGGTCGGTTACCGGGTTCTGACCGCCGAGCGGGCCGAGGATGCCCTCGGTCTGCTACGCGACCCGGACCTGGACGTGATCGTCTCGGACCTCAAGATGCCGGGCATGAGCGGCAAGGACCTGGTGGCGCGCTGCCAACGCGACCGGCCGGACCTGCCGGTCATCGTCGCCACCGCCTATGGCTCCATCCGCTCGGCCATCGATTGCATCCAGGCCGGCGCCAGCGATTACCTGACCAAGCCCTTCGAGCCCGAGCAGCTCCAAATCGCCGTCGAGCGGGCCGTGCATCTGCGCGATTTGCTCCAGGAGAACCGTCAGCTCCAGGCGGCTGTCAGCGGCGCCTACCGGCGCGGCCGGCTGGTCGGCGACAGCCAGCCGATGCAGCGGCTGCGCGAGCAGATCGCCCAGGTGGCGCCGTACAAGACCAACGTGTTGATCACGGGCGAGAGCGGCACCGGCAAGGAGGCCGTGGCGCGCAGCATCCACGAGGCCGGCCCGCGCGCCGAGCATCCCTGGGTGGCGATCAACTGCGCCGCGATCCCCCGCGACCTGATGGAGAGCGAGCTGTTCGGCTACGTCAAGGGTGCCTTCACCGGCGCCACCCAGAATCGGCTCGGGCGTCTGGAGCAGGCCAACGGCGGCACCCTGTTCCTCGACGAGATCAGCGACCTGGAGCTCGGCCTGCAAGCCAAGCTGCTGCGGGTGCTGCAAGAGCGGGAGTTCTCGCCGGTGGGCAGCGACGCCATCCGCCGCGTGGACTTGCGCATCATCGCCGCCAGCAACCGCGACCTGGCCGAGGCGGTCGCCGCCGAGGCCTTCCGCGCCGATCTGCTCTACCGGCTCGACGTCTACCACATCCGCGTGCCGCCGCTGCGCAACCGGGTCGACGATATCCCGCTACTGGCCGAGGCCTTCCTCGCCGAGCTGCGCGCCGAGATGGACAAGCCCGTGACCGGCTTCAGCGACCAGGCCTTGGTCGCCCTCTCGGGTTACCACTGGCCGGGCAACGTGCGCGAGTTGCGCAACGCCGTCGAGCGCTCGCTGCTCAGCGCCAGCGGCGAGCTGATTCGCAGCGGCGACCTGCCGGATCGGGTCCACCGGCAGCGGCCGGCCCCCGTCGGCGACGATGACGAGCCGACCCCGCTGTCGAGCGAGTCGCTGGACGAACTGGATGCCGCGGGCCTCGACGGTTGGCTCGCCGATGCCGAGCGCCGGATGATCCGTGCGGCGCTGACGCAATGCGGCGGTGTCCAGGCCCAGGCGGCGCGCCTGCTCGGCATCACCGAGCGCAGCCTCTGGCACCGGCTGAAGAAACTCGATATCCGCGTCGACCGCAGCGTTCGGGGTTGACCTGAAGCGAAAAGTCACCAGTTCGCCACGCCCCGAATTGAAGATGTACTCGGGCCGTGATAGGGGAGTTTTGCAGGAAGGTCGGTTGGCCTGGTGAAACTGCCGCAAGCGTGTCGGGCGGGGCCGGCAGGTCCCTGCCCGACAAGGGTGGCGTCGTCTAGTGAGCGAAATCCCACATGGCCTGCGCTACCGTGTCATAGTCTTCGCTCAGGGCGATGTCCTTGGCGACTTCCGTGAACAGTTGCTTGTCGAGGATGACGACCTGCTCATCCAGGTGGAGGTGCGGATCACGGATTTCTCCGTCGATCCCCTCCAGTACCTTGCGCGGCATGTTGGCGAGGTTGGAGGCGCTGATACGCTTCAGCAAGGAATTGTCGAGCAGGCGTGCGATTGGAAGTGGCCAACCCCCGTTTTCTCCGCCCACTACGATGTGCGGGCCGACGGAGACCTTGACCGGTAGGTTTCTAACGGTATCCAGGGTCTTCTCCAGATCTTTGGCCGAGCCATTGAACAGAAGCTCGGTTTTGAAGGTGGTATTGGCTGCCGTGCTTTCCTGCTGAGTTCCGATAGTTGAATGACGCAAACGCTCCTTGTGCACATAGCTCATGATGTGCCGGTGGAACAGATCATTGTCTTGCAGGCTTTCTATCGCGTGCTGCGCGGTCTGGATCACGGCGCTTTCCGAGACGCACATCATGGGCGAGGTCAGGTCGGAATGGCCGGTCTGAAAATGGTTGGTGCATCCGCACCAGTTCATGCAGTAGCGATTCAGGGGCAGTCGGGACATTGTGGATTGCGGTTGCCGCGGTGGGCCAGGACCTGGCAGCGGCGAACTGGATCCATGCCAAGGTGTACGTTGCCCATGCACAGGCCGTCGCCGTGGTCTTCCCCGATCAGGCGCCCGCACGGGTCGATGTTGCCGCTCGGGGCGAAGCCCCACTCGGTTTCTCCCATGCCACATCGATCCTCCGCCGCGTAGCCGCCCTTGAGGAAGATGATGAATTTGTTATGTGCATCCGGCTATATCAGTCACAATCGTGAGGAGTCCTGATTAGCAAAATGCTTCAGCCAACCCGAAATCCGGTCGAGAGCCCGCTTATCAGGCCATCCGAGAACGCCAAAAAGTTGCCGTTTATGGACGCCCAGCGCCAACATGGCATTTGGATTCGCTGGCTTGTGCAAGCCAGCTGAAGCATCTTGCTAATCAGCTGAGGAGTTGACTTTATGAGTATAAAGTCAGGATCATGCCTTTGTGGTGAAGTCTCTTTCGAAATAGAAGGCGATTTTGATAATTTCTATCTTTGTCATTGTAGCCGGTGTCGAAAAGATACTGGCTCGGCTAATGGAGCCAATCTTTTTTCTTCTACTGCCAAGTTGAAATGGGTATCAGGAGAGGATAAAGTCACAAATTTTACTTTGCCTTCAACTCAACACAATAAATCTTTTTGCTCAATATGTGGATCCGCACTCCCAAATATTCAAATGGGGGGTGAGCTTTTGGTGGTCCCTGCTGGAAGCCTCGATTGTGATATATCCATCCCTGCTACAGCTCATATCTTTACTGGCAGCAAAGCAAATTGGGATAAAGATCTTCATGAATTCCCTATGATAGAGACTTTGCCGTCATAAGCATAAAACGACATAACAAAGCTAATTTAGCCGGCGCATAAAGACGCGCGGCTGATTAGGGCTCTGTTGTCCAGCATGTTGAGGGCATATTCATGGCCGGCGCGGTAACGGGCGATGAATTGTTCCGCTAGCTGCCAGTAGACTTCGTGCAGCGCCTGCACGCTCTTTTCATCCCAGCAGGCCTTTATGTCCGCATTCAGGTTGATCGGGTCGAGTCCGGCATCCAACAGAAAGGCCACCGTATCGGACAGATGCGGGAGGGTGCCTGGTCTGTACACGACGTTGACCTGTACCCGCTGCAGATGTTCGCGAGCCAACAACAAGTTCGCCGACACTCGATCGAATGAGCCGCGTCCGTTGCGAAACGGGCGGTTGCGGTCGTGAATTTTTGGTGGGCCATCGATGCTGATGCACAATTCGATGCGCTGTTGACGCAGAAAGGCGAGAATTTCTTCATTCAACAGGGTGCCGTTGCTGGTGACATGGAATACCAGTGGGTGGCCGTGTTCGCGGTTGCGCTCTTGGATATCGCCAACCAGTCGATGCATCAATGGGAGCTGGAGCAGGGGTTCGCCGCCGAAGAAGCCGAGGTCGAGAATTTCCCCAGTCGGTGTCTGGCCGGTGTCTGCCTGAACACGAAATCCATGACTCGTGCGGCAGTCGTGGCAGACATGCCGCGCCTGAATTTACGTCCCGCGTAGCAGTAACGGCACGCCAGATTGCAGTCGTGGGTGAGCGCAATACTGAATTTCATGAGCCATATCCCTCGACTCGATTCTCGTTGCGGCGGGAAAATTTCCTCTAATGATCATGGGACGAGGCGAGCCACTCAGATGATGAAACGCCGCCTCGTCCCTGATCGTTCCCTCACCTCAACCCCCTTCCAAAGGGCGAGAGAGCGAACGTGCTACGCGAATTTCATAGTGATACGGGCGAGTCCTTAACGACAAATATAGTCTATGGACCGAGGGCAGTGCTGCGACCTTCAGGGTGACAGTAAGACTTACTCGTTTGCGGACCTTGAAAGATTGCCAGCCGGGCAATTTTTCAAGGCGGGATGGGCGGTTGGTTCCTCCCGAACCAAGATATTGTGTGGCCGCCAAATGGGCGCGCGGGCGACATCGCATCCGAAATGATCGGAAAAACAGGGGATTGCCACCCCGGCGAACCCAGGTAGCCGGCAGTTTCCATATCTCGTACGAGGAAGCGCTAACCGCCCACCCCCTTTTTCAAGATCCCCTTGAGATGGCGGGATCTTGAGGTCGTGACAGGGCGTCCCGTGTACGGGGGCGGTTCCTAGATAAGGAATTCTGGGGCTTCGGCGATTGTTGGGCGGGGGTGGCGTAGGCCTGTCAGAACAGCGCTTGGACGAGCGGCCAGGCCACCGGCAGCAGCAGGGCGGTCAGCACGCCGGCGAGCCCCATCGCCAGGCTCGCGTGGGCGCCGCTCTCCGGGCTTTCGTTGAAGGCCCGGGCGGTGCCGATGCCGTGCGCCGCAGCGCCGAGCGCGATGCCCCGGGCGCGCGGGTCGCGCACGCCGAGCAGCGAGAGGAGCGGCGGTCCGAGCACGCCGCCGAGGATGCCGGTCAGGATCACCAGCACCGCCGTCAGCGAGGGCAGCCCGCCGATCTGCTCGGCGATCCCCATCGCGATCGGTGTGGTCACCGCCTTGGGGGCGAGCGAGGCGACCGTCGTCTCGTCGGCGCCGAGGGCGAGCGCCAGGCCGACCGCCCCGAGCGAGGCGACGACGACCGAGGCCGGCAGAGCCATGGCGATGCCACGCCAGCTTTGGCGCAGGGTCCCGAGCGCCTTGTAGAGCGGCACCGCGAGCGCGACTGTCGCCGGTCCGAGCAGCACGTGGATGAACTGGGCGCCCTCGAAGTAGCGCTCGTAGGAGATGCCGGTGACGTGCAGCACGAGCGCCAGGGCGATGACCGACCAGAGCACGGGATTGGCCAGCGGGTGCATCCCCAATCGGCGATAGACCCGATCGGCGGCGAGATAGGCCAGGACGGTGAGCGTCAGCCCGAACAGGGGGTCGCGGGCCAGATAGACCCAGATGTCCGAGAGCCCGTCCATCATCGGCTTCCGTCCTCGTCCCTATTCTCGTTCGGCGGAGACCGGTGTCGGGCCATTAGCAGGCCGGCGACGGCGATGGCCGCGAGGGTGCTGACCACGAGCGCGGTGGCGATCGGCACGGCCTCCTCGGCCAATAGCGCCATGTGGATGGTCACCCCGACCCCGGCGGGCACGAACAGCAGCGAGAGGTGGTCGAGCAGGGCCCGCGTCACACGGTCCAGGCCCGGTGGTACGGCGCTTGCCGCGCCCTTGCGCCAGCCGCGCACGATGAGCGCCAGCAGCAGCCCCAGCATGCCGATCACCGGGCCCGGTACCGGCAGCGCGAACGTGTGGCTCAGCGCCTCCCCGGCCAGCTGAAAGACGAGCAGGAGCGCCAGGACCGGCAGGATGGGCGGAGTAGGGGCCAGAAGGATCAACCATTGCAGGGTGCGAAACCGTCGCGATATTAGCCAGCAACGGGGAGCCAGGGCAAGGCAGGCCACGGGGGCGCCGGCAGTTGAGCAGGCCGCTTGGCGTCAACGGGTCGCGGCCGGCGGTCCAAGACGAGCCGTCCGTCGCGCGGTCCTCTCGATTTGAATCAGAAAAGGAGGTTGTTGCCGGTGATGTGGCATCGCGTTGGAGGGAACCGCAGGGTCGTCGTTGCGCTCGTCGCCCTCAGCCTGGTCGCGTGCAGCGAGGGGGTGCTGCGCTATGGGTTCGAACCGGGGCAGGACGGCGCGCGGAGGGTCATCGTGCAGAGCGAAGCGGAGGGTAGGCAGATCGATATCTCGCAAGGGAGTGCCCGTGGTGTGCAGGGCTGTCGTCTCGACTACCTGCTGTATTCGCCGAGCGTCCCGGAGCCAAATTCCGACACCCTCGTCGTCGTCGGCCACGGCTTTCTGCGCAGCTACGAGCAGATGGACGGGTTGTCGCGCCGGATCGCCGCGGCCGGGCTGCGCACCTCCTCGATCAGCTTCTGCAACTCGCGGATCTGGGACGGGCGCCACCGTCAGAACGGCCATGACATGATCGCGCTGGCCGATGCGCTGCATGCCCGCCACGTCATCTATGTCGGCTTTTCCGCCGGCGGGCTGGCGGCGCTTATCGCCGGGCGGGACGACGAGCGCACGACCGGCGTTGTCGCGCTCGACCTGGTCGACCGCGACGGCCTCGGCCTCGCGGCCGCCTCCGGCCTCGACCGACCGTTGATCGCCCTCGTCGGTCCTCCTTCGTCGTGCAATGCTGAGAACAACGG
This portion of the Thioflavicoccus mobilis 8321 genome encodes:
- a CDS encoding GNAT family N-acetyltransferase, coding for MKIRKAVPTDAVEICALHKASIREVCSQAYPEAQIRIWVEPLEPDSYLSAMERFEFYVAEQDGILGFSMLNVEGAELNAIYVHPDAIGRGVGRKLLDFSERLAKRMSVRSLKLKATLNAVGFYEACGFKRGDMSTHRTRRGLELPCVEMTKDL
- a CDS encoding tetratricopeptide repeat protein, with product MHTTQYTEPLTPFQTDTAAGGANWLRWTPIVLAAGALAIAGFLGRPVTPLGEANWLAQLAGSGNVGAELQIGLAYRDGRDGLTADAKTAFYWLQRAAQGGNAYAADQLADAYARGIGTAADPDLARHWWQVAAERGNADAKHHLGEDRPDTLETVMSVLSGKALDEQTRPALLARAEAGDAAAQYQVGLRYREGAAGFPQDTAQATAWLRRAAASGSELARESLAANRTIAQNL
- a CDS encoding DUF599 domain-containing protein, with translation MNDLELNLLVFAASAALILSYHLYLRARLRRDPSYTIQAVNARAREIWVHNIMSGKGKDILAVQTLRNSTMAGTFLASTAILLIMGVINLIPHGEHLTPLMKALEQHALAGDLATLKLLPFLVVFFCAFFCFTQAVRLYNHVGYLINASGAGAHSPTPALVAHVLNRSGRFYSYGMRSYYLSVPLVFWLFGPWYLLAGAVALVAVLHYVDRTPSQLLEADSEADQDDAPHAPAPDWHYARQPAANDIATGRPQPATAAGGQAHAQTALPRQFAGHPQYRVRIADPTAFGPYHA
- a CDS encoding sigma-54-dependent transcriptional regulator translates to MSARTVLIVDDERNMLLVMQMALEEVGYRVLTAERAEDALGLLRDPDLDVIVSDLKMPGMSGKDLVARCQRDRPDLPVIVATAYGSIRSAIDCIQAGASDYLTKPFEPEQLQIAVERAVHLRDLLQENRQLQAAVSGAYRRGRLVGDSQPMQRLREQIAQVAPYKTNVLITGESGTGKEAVARSIHEAGPRAEHPWVAINCAAIPRDLMESELFGYVKGAFTGATQNRLGRLEQANGGTLFLDEISDLELGLQAKLLRVLQEREFSPVGSDAIRRVDLRIIAASNRDLAEAVAAEAFRADLLYRLDVYHIRVPPLRNRVDDIPLLAEAFLAELRAEMDKPVTGFSDQALVALSGYHWPGNVRELRNAVERSLLSASGELIRSGDLPDRVHRQRPAPVGDDDEPTPLSSESLDELDAAGLDGWLADAERRMIRAALTQCGGVQAQAARLLGITERSLWHRLKKLDIRVDRSVRG
- a CDS encoding GFA family protein, producing MSIKSGSCLCGEVSFEIEGDFDNFYLCHCSRCRKDTGSANGANLFSSTAKLKWVSGEDKVTNFTLPSTQHNKSFCSICGSALPNIQMGGELLVVPAGSLDCDISIPATAHIFTGSKANWDKDLHEFPMIETLPS
- a CDS encoding sensor histidine kinase; translated protein: MPHALRSKRLQRKVLLVIVVIVLLPMLGTGTLSAAWIAGRFEDFIERWIREAAQLERDTLADLHNNARLFADVLAEVTRGRPDLEAGRSPVPPELAPLAEELGISLVQVYDPADRLIYSTDDVRLTTAWAHGQDTAVVRVEQDGKNRLAAVTILRFPPAAEAHYRLVLGTLFDKSLLERLGRVSGLKTRLFYPRDGDFAKAFADEDRPLKLRLPPSGYAELQAKRDYFSAEAEGGAYFGLYSPVVDASGRVEAVLFSGLNRRTGAGWLTDQGVLTLAIVLLGSLFAGVTGVLLGRFVIRPVESLHQVVQRVAAQDFRATIPVRSDDELGELARAFNAMATSLRQARDEQQREFRRDKLTALGELSLAMAHEIRNPIGVITTALRLLETTKDTARAEQLRDMIREESRRIDQLLKDFQQLARHRAPELADIDPAEPLEKALQMLLAGRDDIRVDRHYAHGERRVPGDPELLRQLWMNLIRNALEAMGQGGGRLTVSSGLDGDCLILYLQDSGPGIALEQMPRLFEPFFTSKTQGSGLGLTIASTLAEANGASLELVPPEPGERRRGARFALRIACPAAQSSEE
- a CDS encoding radical SAM protein, producing the protein MHRLVGDIQERNREHGHPLVFHVTSNGTLLNEEILAFLRQQRIELCISIDGPPKIHDRNRPFRNGRGSFDRVSANLLLAREHLQRVQVNVVYRPGTLPHLSDTVAFLLDAGLDPINLNADIKACWDEKSVQALHEVYWQLAEQFIARYRAGHEYALNMLDNRALISRASLCAG
- a CDS encoding CidA/LrgA family protein, with translation MILLAPTPPILPVLALLLVFQLAGEALSHTFALPVPGPVIGMLGLLLALIVRGWRKGAASAVPPGLDRVTRALLDHLSLLFVPAGVGVTIHMALLAEEAVPIATALVVSTLAAIAVAGLLMARHRSPPNENRDEDGSR
- a CDS encoding LrgB family protein, producing the protein MMDGLSDIWVYLARDPLFGLTLTVLAYLAADRVYRRLGMHPLANPVLWSVIALALVLHVTGISYERYFEGAQFIHVLLGPATVALAVPLYKALGTLRQSWRGIAMALPASVVVASLGAVGLALALGADETTVASLAPKAVTTPIAMGIAEQIGGLPSLTAVLVILTGILGGVLGPPLLSLLGVRDPRARGIALGAAAHGIGTARAFNESPESGAHASLAMGLAGVLTALLLPVAWPLVQALF
- a CDS encoding alpha/beta hydrolase, which gives rise to MWHRVGGNRRVVVALVALSLVACSEGVLRYGFEPGQDGARRVIVQSEAEGRQIDISQGSARGVQGCRLDYLLYSPSVPEPNSDTLVVVGHGFLRSYEQMDGLSRRIAAAGLRTSSISFCNSRIWDGRHRQNGHDMIALADALHARHVIYVGFSAGGLAALIAGRDDERTTGVVALDLVDRDGLGLAAASGLDRPLIALVGPPSSCNAENNGLAALAAARHAEIHQIPDATHCDFEAPTDWLCRRVCGERPGSDRRREQILATATKAVVTLAGHDGNGRRSPAASESLASGARPM